GCTTCGTGAAGGACGCCTGGGAGCGCGAGGAAGAGGACCGCCGTGAGCGCCTCCACAGCTCCGACGGGGCGCTCGTCGACCGACGGTAGGATGGCCGATATGGCTCTGACCGTCCGACCCCGCGACGTCCCGAAGATCCCGGGAGCGGTGAAGTGGTACCGCGTCTCCGCGTACATCACCGGTGTGCTGCTCCTGGCCCTCGTGGTCGAGGTCATCATCAAGTACACCCCGCTGCAGCTCGAGATGCAGCTCGGCAACGGCCCGTTCTTCGTCCCGAACGGCACGGCCGGTGAAGCCCCGGGCACGTTCAACCTGTCGATCGCGATCCTCATCGCGCACGGTTGGCTGTACGTCCTCTACCTCTTCACGGACTTCCGTCTGTGGAGCATCATGCGCTGGAGGCCCTCGCGCTTCCTGCTCATCGCCCTCGGCGGCATCATCCCGTTCATGTCCTTCGTCGTCGAGCACCGCATGCAGCAGAAGGCCATGGACACCTACCACGAGCTGACCGCTGCCCAGCAGCGTGAGAAGGAGGCCGCTCGGTGAGCGAGACCGACCAGCGTCCCGTCCTCGTCGTCGACTTCGGAGCCCAGTACGCGCAGCTCATCGCTCGCCGCGTCCGCGAGGCCAACGTCTACAGCGAGATCGTCCCCCACTCGATCACCGCGGACGAGGTGAAGGCGAAAGACCCCTCGGCCATCGTGCTGTCCGGTGGTCCGTCGTCCGTCTACGAACCGGGTGCGCCGTCGCTCGACGGCGACATCCTCGACCTCGGCGTCCCGGTGCTCGGCATCTGCTACGGCTTCCAGGCCATGGCGACCGCGCTCGGCGGCGAGGTCGCCCAGACCGGTCAGCGCGAGTACGGCGCGACCGACGTCAGTGTGAACGAGACCGGCACGGGCAGTGTCCTCCTCGGCGACCAGCCGGCGTCGCAGGTCACGTGGATGTCGCACGGCGACTCCGTGGCGAAGGCCCCCGAGGGCTTCGAGGTGCTCGCATCGAGCGCGTCGACCCCCGTCGCGGCGTTCGCGTCCGACGAGCGCAAGCTCTACGGCGTGCAGTGGCACCCCGAGGTCAAGCACTCGGCGTTCGGCCAGGCCGTGCTCGAGAACTTCCTCCACCGCGCCGCCGGGCTGCCCGGTGACTGGAACTCCGCCAACGTCATCGACGAGCAGGTCGCGCGCATCAAGGAGCAGGTCGGTTCCGCGCGGGTCATCGCCGGGCTCTCCGGCGGCGTCGACTCTGCCGTGGCCGCGGCTCTCGTGCACAAGGCCGTCGGCGACCAGCTCACGTGCGTGTTCGTCGACCACGGGCTCCTCCGCGCCGACGAGCGCAAGCAGGTGGAAGAGGACTACGTCGCCTCCACCGGTGTCCGGCTCGTGACGGTCGACGCCGAGCAGCAGTTCCTCGACGCCCTCGCGGGGGTGAGCGACCCGGAGCAGAAGCGCAAGATCATCGGGCGTGAGTTCATCCGTACCTTCGAGGCCGCCGCCGAGGCGCTCGTGCTCGAGGCTCGCGGAGACGACGAGGCGGGCGAGGTCAAGTTCCTCGTGCAGGGCACCCTCTACCCCGACGTGGTCGAGTCCGGCGGTGGCTCCGGCACGGCGAACATCAAGTCGCACCACAACGTCGGCGGTCTGCCCGAGGACATGACCTTCGAGCTCGTCGAGCCGCTGCGCACCCTGTTCAAGGACGAGGTGCGCGCCGTCGGCCGCGAGCTCGGGCTGCCCGAGGTCATCGTCGGACGCCAGCCGTTCCCCGGTCCGGGGCTCGGCATCCGCATCGTGGGCGAGGTCACGAAGGACCGCCTCGAGCTGCTCCGTGCCGCCGACAAGATCGCCCGCGAGGAACTCACCGCGGCCGGCCTCGACGAGGAGATCTGGCAGTGCCCGGTCGTCCTGCTCGCCGATGTCCGCTCCGTGGGTGTCCAGGGCGACGGCCGCACGTACGGCCACCCGATCGTGCTCCGTCCGGTGTCCTCCGAGGACGCCATGACCGCCGACTGGACGCGCCTGCCGTACGACACCCTCGCGAAGATCTCGAACCGGATCACGAACGAGGTGCCGGACGTGAACCGCGTCGTGCTCGACGTCACGTCGAAGCCGCCGGGGACGATCGAGTGGGAGTAGTCACTCCCTGACGCCCGAGGGCCCGGCGCGCATCTTGCGTGCCGGGCCCTCGTGCGTCCGGTGTGTTCCCTGCGGGCCATTCCTCCGGCGGGCAAGACTCCCCGCTTGCTCGGCGTCGATCGGTCACGAAACGTCGCTCAGCGTCGTGGAGACCGACCTTTCGTGACCGCTGGGAATCCGCATGCGGGGAGTCCTGACCGCGGTCCGGCCGAGTCCAGCCGTGTCGGGGGAGCTCGGATTCGGGCTGCTCGGCGTCGACCCCGGCATGCGCGGATCCCGCACGCGTGGCCCCGCGCACGACGAAGGGCCCCGGCGTGTTCGCCGGGGTCCTCTTGGTCGTGCTGCGCGCGAGTGCTAGTTGCGCGAGCTGCTCGCGATGATGGCGAGGATGCGCAGGATCTCGAGGTACAGCCACACCAGGGTGACGAT
This is a stretch of genomic DNA from Curtobacterium sp. 458. It encodes these proteins:
- a CDS encoding DUF3817 domain-containing protein; translated protein: MALTVRPRDVPKIPGAVKWYRVSAYITGVLLLALVVEVIIKYTPLQLEMQLGNGPFFVPNGTAGEAPGTFNLSIAILIAHGWLYVLYLFTDFRLWSIMRWRPSRFLLIALGGIIPFMSFVVEHRMQQKAMDTYHELTAAQQREKEAAR
- the guaA gene encoding glutamine-hydrolyzing GMP synthase, whose product is MSETDQRPVLVVDFGAQYAQLIARRVREANVYSEIVPHSITADEVKAKDPSAIVLSGGPSSVYEPGAPSLDGDILDLGVPVLGICYGFQAMATALGGEVAQTGQREYGATDVSVNETGTGSVLLGDQPASQVTWMSHGDSVAKAPEGFEVLASSASTPVAAFASDERKLYGVQWHPEVKHSAFGQAVLENFLHRAAGLPGDWNSANVIDEQVARIKEQVGSARVIAGLSGGVDSAVAAALVHKAVGDQLTCVFVDHGLLRADERKQVEEDYVASTGVRLVTVDAEQQFLDALAGVSDPEQKRKIIGREFIRTFEAAAEALVLEARGDDEAGEVKFLVQGTLYPDVVESGGGSGTANIKSHHNVGGLPEDMTFELVEPLRTLFKDEVRAVGRELGLPEVIVGRQPFPGPGLGIRIVGEVTKDRLELLRAADKIAREELTAAGLDEEIWQCPVVLLADVRSVGVQGDGRTYGHPIVLRPVSSEDAMTADWTRLPYDTLAKISNRITNEVPDVNRVVLDVTSKPPGTIEWE